The genomic region ttaattttatatcaaaagTGATTAATTTTGAATGTGAAAATCTTatgttaatttttctttctactttatatctatttatattggtgaatttgaaaacttatataaatttaaattgttaatgaaattctatattataatttaattttataccaAAAGTGATTAATTTTTACTCAAAATCGAATCATTAACCCGATCCATAACTTGATATGATTACTATTTCACCACCCTTCATAAAAAATCTTCGATCCGCCACTAGTAACTGTGATGTGTGacttcaaataaatatttgcaagatgataaatttaatGGTAAAATGTGGTTTTAATCAATGTTGGATCATCGcttattatattatatgtaTGACTTTGCAGAGTATGCATGCATGTACATATAAtttggttaaaaaataattaaaaattaaaacattttataaatattcgtatgttttgaaatatataaatatgaagaATGATGTTGATAGAGAGTAGACCTTAGCATGTGAGTAAAGTTGACTGAAAGATGTTTGAACTTTGAAAGTCAATGATTTCGTAAGATCTGTTCATCATGCCACCTCATTGAATAAAAAAGCgaaataaaactaaataaagtaatataaaGAACATGGCGGCACGCTAACTTCATAAGCctaaaattgaatattcaaatgagacatttttattgaaattaaaaaaaattaaaattttatttttctaactttttgagatgtaaaatttttaattaaaattttatattataattaaaaaaaatNATATTCAAATGAgacatttttattgaaattaaaaaaaattaaaattttatttttctaactttttgagatgtaaaatttttaattaaaattttatattataaattaaaaaaataattatatatatatatatataggaaaaaaataattgttggAGATCATTTTGAGAATTAATAGTAGTGTGAAAATTGggaagtaataaaaaattgaaatttattaaatacataattaggAAAGTAAGagaatataattatctttgaCTTTTACATTAAACTTGAGataaatagttgagaattaataggAATGTGGGAGGTgagacaaaataaatatttgttaagcgcttaatttaagaaataagtaaatatgaaaatattttattaattattttaattattatatatttttaatataattaattatattattataaaattatgagacttatgaaaaattgaagcCTAAAGCAATGGCTTTTGTGGCTTTATTCCAAAGtcaattttgataaaaaaaaaacaaagaaagaaaaaaaagaattgacaAAATGTATTGTCAtctatttaaagaaaaaaaagcaatGATTATCCACTGATGTAGTGATTGTAGAATAGTAAGTAATTGTGATGCAGAAGCGTCTAggattgtattttatttaatttaatttttactaattttagttgattgaggagtttattttttttattatatttagattaggattttttcttatttttattgagattttaatacttttaagaattagtatttgattaggatagtTATATTCTATTTAGGAATAGAAcacctattttatttaaatctcttgttaattattctaattgtattaGAGAACTAGAAGTAAAGTTTTACTAGGATGTGAgcctataatactataaataagACCCTTAAGCTTAGTTATGAGACATTCAAGTTGagagtaaataaataatattttcttaagtagGAGTGCTTATTTCTATAGGCTCTTTTTAAAGAGTAAGAAGTTTTTAGTATATTTGGCCTAACCAACCAAAGTGggattttggttattttttatcttagtGTGGTTTTCAACCTTGCCAAGATTGGTGATTCACCTTAGTGAGGTTTTCAACCTCGCCACGACTAGTGTCTTTTACAACACCTAAGTGTCTTTACAACGCCCCAACGTCAGTTTGGTATCAAATCAGAAGAATCATTGTTCGCTGCATAGTTCAGGTTCGTTGTCTAATTTCGATACTTCTTATtcagataattttatttatttctttatagttatatcatattttttccTACATCACCACTTCGTcatcaccatataataaaaaacgTCAAAATCGTCAAATAGATGATTATGAGATTGAGATTGCAAAACTACGTCAGCAAATTCAAGAATTACAAAAGCAACTCACAAGACATGATGCTCAAATCAACAATAGCAGCTTTAATGATGAAGAGAATGACACCAACCCgtttcatcaaaattcatCCTCTGATGAAGAAGTACCTATTCGTCGCTTGAGAACTGCTGCTACCAAAGATTTGAGAATTAAAGTCGACATTCCTGAGTTTGAAGGAAGATTTCATCTTAATGATTTCTTTGACTAGCTCTACATAGTGGAAAGAGTTTTTGAGCTCAAAGATATTCTCGATAAAAAACATGTGAAGCTTGTggcaattaaattgaaaaatcacGCTTTTATTTGGTGGAAAAATCTCCAAAGGCAACGAGAAAGAGAAAGCTGCAACAAGATCAAAACATGAGATAAGATGCGTCGAGAACTCAAGCATAAGTTCCTTCCTGAGCATtatcaaaaagaaatttttatcaaatttcataaCTTGAGGCAAAAAACAATATCGGTGGAAGAATATACAATGGAGTTCGAATAACTTCACATGAAGTGCAATGTCCATAAACCTGAAGAACAAACTGTAGCTCCTTATCTTTGGGGTTTCAACATTGAAATTGCAAATGTTGTTCGACTATAACCATATTATAACTTAAATGATGTCCTCAGATTAGCACCAAAAGTTGAGAAACAATGATCACGAAAAAGCTCAATGAGTTCATCTAGACAAAAAAATTCCACCTTAAATCGTGGGAGACAAAGTTCAGCACCTATTTCACCTCTAAAGGTAAACTCTTCCAAAATTGTAAGCAATAATGATAAAGAGACTACTTCTACTCGTGTTTCTAATGTCAATAAAAAATGCTTTAAATGCTAAATATTTGGGCATATTGCTTCTATTTGTCCGAATAGAAGAATTATCTTCTTAGTAGAAGAAGAATTATCTTCTtagtagaagaagaagaagaatttatggaATAACCTAGTTTAGAAGAAGTAAATGATGAGCTAGAAATATTCAACAACGAAGAGACAGAAGAAATTTTTGCTAACCATGGAAAAGCTCTTGTTGTTCGTCATAACCTCAATACTATTATGATGACTGAAGATGAAAGTTGGCTTCGTCACAACATATTCTATACAAGGTGCACATCCCAAGGGAAGGTTTGTAATGTCATTATTGATAGTGGAAGTTGTGAGAATGTTGTTACCAATTACATGATGGAAAAGTTGAAACTTCAAACTGAAGTACATCTATATCCTTACAAGCTACAATGGTtgagaaaaggaaacaaagtTAAGGTAATGAAGCGTAGTTGTGTTTAGTTCTCTATTGGAAATAAGTATCAAGATGAAATTTGGTGTGCTATTATGCTGATGGACACATGCCATCTGTCGTTGGGATGCCAATGGCAAAATGATTGTCGAGCTCATCATGATGGATACAATAATACTTATTCCTTCATAAAGGATGaagtaaaaattatattgactccATTAAAGCTAGAAAACCGCCCAAAAAGACAAGAAGAAGATAAAGCACTCATCACTGTGTCTGGCTTAAACAAAGCTTATTGTGAGTTAAACCATTTATGTTTCTTATTAGTCTATAAAGAGAATGAAATATCTTCACCCTTATCCAAGCATGGTCAAACAAAATTAGTCAACAAAAGTATGGGAAACTTATTGAGAAGATGTGTGGACAACCATGTCGTAAACAAGATCATAGTCAAGTATGATTTTCCTATTCCTCGATTAGATGACATACTTGATCAACTCATTGGTTCTAGGGTGTTTTTGAAAATCGATATGCTTAGTGGTTATCATCAAATTAGAATGCAACTTAAAGATGAATGGAAGACAACATTCAAAACAATGGATGAATTATATAAATGGTTGGTGTGGACCATGACAATATGTGGATCCAGACATCTACGAGGAGTTTGTCAAGGCCTACTCGTCAGAGCTGAGTTTTTCTGACCTCAGGAGACTGATGCAGGAGCATCTAggattgtattttatttaatttagttttttctaattttagttgatttaggagtttattttctttattctatttagattatgattcttttcttatttttattgagattttaatatttttaagaattagTATTTGATTAGAATAGTCATGTTCTATTTAGAAATATAATACCTATTTTATCTAAATCTCTTGTTAATTATTCCAATTGTATTTGGCAACTAAAAATAGAGTTTTATTAGGATGTGAgcctataatactataaatgGAACCCTTAAGCTTAGTTATTAGATATTCAAGTTGAGAGTTAATAAATAGTATTTTCTTAAGTATGAGTGCTTATTTCTCTTAGCTTTTTTTAAAGAGTAAAATGTTTTTAGTATCTTTAGTCTAAACGATCAAAGTGAGATTTTggctatttttcactttaatgAGATTTTCAACTTTGTCAATATTAGTGATTCATCTTAGTGAGGTTTTCAACATTATCACGATTAGTGTCTTTTATAATATTCATATGTCTTTACAACGCCTCGGCGTCAAATTGATTATTTTGGGTACTTGATAagtaaataataaacaaatatagatagttattttaactttatcttccattctttaattttggtttaaaTATACTTCTTAGGAATATCCCAAACCAGATTTGGGCCTGAAGAAATGTCCCAACCCGACCCAGATATATCTGATATACGGGCTTGGAGGGCCAACTGTGGCACCTCTAGACTATCGGCTTCCATGAGTCCATACACATTATACAGTCTTGTACCGAACAAATTCCAGCTTCTCTCTGGGGGAACGTGAAAACCAAGGCCCAACCAATTTGGTTGTGCAATTCCTTTTTTGGaattccaatttttttatgGCCAATGTTAACGGCGCAATCTTCAAAATGTGGCGTTCTTCACACGCGAAATATTCTAGCGCGTAGGAGTAGGATCAGCACCTGATATATGTGAGTACACTATCTCAAGTTAAAGGACGTTTTTGTACTTTTACTCAACCTCCATTTCCAAGCTAACAAACGTTTTTTCCCTCTCGTTCTCCACAAACCAGAGAGAGAAGAGGAAAAGAGCCGAAAGGCGCAAATCCAACACTCACTCTTCGTTTTGCTAACTTACGCACCAGCTATTCTACGCACCTTACCATTTaccttttttctctctaggttttctatttttctctcACTAAAACCTCTGCAATGAGAAGGAGACTCGTGGCTCTCTTCTTCATTTGCGATCTCTTCGTATTCTTCGCTTCCGTCGCCACCATTGAAACCGATTCCGAGTCGGCGGCCGAGATCAATGTCACTGCTGCCATGTCCAATGCCTCAGACCCGAGATCCAAAGAGGATAGTTTCGCCGACATGATCGATCGCGCTCTTGAGAAGGAGTTCAATGACACTGACCAAAATGAAGGTCCGTACTAGATCTGAACGCCTGTTCAGTCTCTCTTTTTCCATctgcattttgttttttaacaaTGGTGGTTAAGGTagggttttgaagattttggaTCAGCTCTTATTTCACTCAATTTCGCTTAATTTTGTGTTTTctatttaattgttttaatatttactatttatattatttctcGTTCATTTGTGTGCTGTTTTATTTAGGGAAATTTGTGAGCATTTGAGCATGCGTCTAAGTACTTTCAAATTGCAACAAAAAATGagaattgaaaattgaaatgcctttttttttcttttgttataaGTTATAAAATAGAAAGCTTATTGGGCCTCGTTGAATTCCTCTATTTTTTTAGTTCCAATTATTGGAATTCTTATTAGTGTTTGCTTTTGCAGCCACTGATCCTGGTAGTTTCAATAATAGTGTTGCGGGGAAGCAGGTTGGTAGTAgcattctttaaaatttttattcattttcaatGACCTTTTAGTTTGAAAGTGATTATGTGCTCATGTCAAGCACTCAACATTGGGAATTCTTTTGTTGCATGGTGTGTACTCTCAACATAGGATTGTGAAGAAATGTTTTAGGTAGTTGGCTGCTGTTAAATTGCACTCAGATTAGTCAGTTTTAGTGGTTAGATAACCTTGAACatgaataaaaaacaaaaagaaaattcttgGACCAGATATTATTCACTATTGTTTTTAGGATTAGTTATAATTTGGACAATATCTGTTCTAGTTTCAACCCCAGAAAAACGATGGAGGTCCACTCTTGCAATAAACATAAGGGTTTTTTCTggttatggaaaatgaaatatattttgttgATTGAACTTTAAATACTTGTCTGTTTATGACATTTTCTGTTGAGTATTAAAGAAACTCTTGGTCTGGGCGGTGAGAAtagaatttgtttatttttgtcaGGCTGTCTTGGAAACTGTTGCTAGAGTTAAGCCCAAGAAAAATGAATCCAAGGAAGAGAAGTAagtgattaatttttctttgataaCAATTCATTTAACATGATAGGACTACCTCTTCTGATATTGTACGCTTCACTAACCCACTTTCAATGACAGCTTACGTTTTTTTTGAGCCCTATGTCAGGTCATTTCAGCTCCATGATGTTTTCCATTTGGATAATGAAAATCGAGGAGAAGATGCGCCAACCTTAATAGATCAAAATGTATGTCCAGAAATTGTTGTCTCTGGAAACTTCTATCTAGTTGACAATTTGCTTCAGTGTTTATATTGATTATGATATTGGTGCTTCAAGCAAATGTATATTTGGTGTAGTTATATGTAAAGTAGACAAATTGTTGATCATGCTGGGATATTTCTTTTCAGGACAATGTCTTTATAATATCCAACCCAAAGTCAAAGTATCCTGTTCTACAACTAGACTTAAGGTTAtccttttaatatatattttgttatttagtttTGACGCCATACTATTGTAATGGAAACAACTTTTTGATTGTTCAAAATTGCTTTGTGCAGATTGATATCAGATCTGGTAGTTGTCATTGTCTCCGCAACATGTGGTGGCATTGCTTTTGCTTGTGCTGGGCAACCGGTTAGACTGCTACTGTACCTTTTATGTCTTTATTCCAATATTGTGCTGCTTGCTAGATTCATTCTCTGTCTCTACTTGAAGCTTTGtaaatcttatttttgattcGCAGTGATAGGCCTTCCCTAAAGGAGCATTTTATACTtacattttgaaatttcagGTTATTACTGGATATCTACTCGCAGGATCTCTTATTGGGcctggtgggtttagctttgTTGGGGAAATGGTGCAGGTATGTTGCTTTTGCTTTATGCTAGCTGCCAGTTGACTTATCTTTAGCTTAATAAGTGCTAATAATCTTTAGATTTATTCACTGGTGTATTGGACGTCAAGATATGTAACGTGAGGTTCAAATTGGTTACCAGAATGAAGCAGGATATCTGAATCTCCTTCCTACCAGGAATCAaatccttttttgttttggagGGGGGTGTATTTTAAGCATTGGATCCCAGGGATGGTGATTATTCTCTGTATTAAATCActaaaaggaaagagaaaaatgggTTTTTGGGAGAGTTGGTTAATGAGTTAGATAAGATCTTTGTTGCTCAGACTCGCCATGAGTACTCGTGTTGACAGAACTTGACACTGACCTGGGTATGGGATCTGTTTGATTTTCCAGGATTATCTAACCAAATTGGACCAGATTGCTACCCtaaccaaaattttcttctcCACTTTCCTCACATTTTTACTTTCAATTATTGTAAAATCTTCATCCCTCGCAACAATCAGGATACTATTTATCATTGATTAGGGAAATTAGGAGACGAAGCATGAAGAACAAGAAGAGGAAAAGGATGTTGAAAAACTGAGATAGCGAAGAAAGACTGAAGAAAGTGGTTAAATCGGTACAGAATGACTCAAACTCAAAGAAGGAAGAgtacaaaaaagagaaacatctagaaacaaagaagaaaatggagagaaaataattgaaaattttggggtCTCTATATTTTACAGATGGGATTTCTgattataaaagttaaaacttaaaagtttaaattcaaTGACGTGCTCTACATTTCACCTTGTCATTTGCGCCagcttatttttctttttattttttggccCATTATGCTTCATTTTGCTTGGGTTTGCATCCTTCAGGGCAATTAAGATAATTGgacttcaattatttatacaGGGTGACAAGGAGGTTGATTGCCTGTAtgattttgctttcttttaaGACTTAAAACCAAGACACTAATAACACATCttctcttcaaaaaaaaaaaaaaaatagaaagttaAAACACCAGGAGAGTAATATTAACCatcttaatataataatttgaaCAATGAGCACTGCACCTGTATCCTTGTTTCAGACCTTTACAGTTGTTTCCTCGTGTCTTCGATTCCATGTAATTGGCATGTTAGACACTACATGCGTACACACACCCGGCACTCATAGCTGAGCCCGAGCAACGTAGGATAAGACTCAAACTCATTTTagacattttaaaaatcatgatacTGACTGAATATGACTCCTAGGCTATTTGTTATAATAAGTAGAAATACTTGTGCAGATGCATAGCTACACTTTCATATGTGAACTAACTAAAAGCCTATGAGTATGATGTGGTATAGTGCACAACTATGATATTTACTTATTAATGCAAGAATTCACCCAAATACCCTTGCTTTCAGCGGATGttatgtaatatttttaaatttcattttgattaagatATAATTCTCCTTAGTTTCTACTAGGTTGATATTTCCCTGCATGCAATATGTTGCTAGAAAGAGAACCAGGCCAAGAAATGTATTTATATGCATTAAAATGGTAATGCACGTGCTATTTCTTGTGCTGCTGTAGCAAGTAAAACAGTTTTATTAATTCTCCATTGATGTTTGTTGATGGAAACTGAGGTGGTGATAGAAGCTTATAAATTTGTATAGTATTGCTTTTccgtttttatttttaaataatttcgctttctattttcatatttttattggtACGTTCATTCAGGTTGAAACAGTGGCTCAATTTGGTgtgatctttcttctttttgcatTAGGCTTGGAGTTTTCTACAACAAAGGTTTTCTTGTTGCCTTGGTACTTTCCCTATTAGATTCATTCCTCCGATCGATAATCCTCGTCTTGTAAAAATTCTTGCAGCTTCGCGTTGTTCGAGCAGTCGCTGTTCTTGGAGGTCTTCTCCAAATTTTTCTATTCATGTGCTTGTGTGGTATAACTGTCTCGGTATGTCTCATattgttagaattattttatataaatgttTGATATATAAAGCCTTAGGGCATAAAACCTTTGAATTTCTTGGATTCTGAATTTTGTTATGTAAGGTTAATAATTTGTACCCAACAAAGAATTAAGATTTTAATTGTATTCTTGAGAGGCTACTGAATATTTTTTACACATAAATTGACAATTAATGGGTTCATATCCTTAATTGAACTTCTTAAATTTCATACATCAAGGTCAATGATCCTTGCCCTCATCATACTGCATATGATAAATAAAGCTTTTCTTTTAGGTAGTCATGGCTCGTGTGACTCATATCTATATCCCTTGCATGTGTCTTTCTccattaaatttttcttttcacttttctcTCTAACTTGTACACCAAATAGTTTTCTCTATCAGTCTATCACATGTTAGATTTCAATCTGCAACATTTAACTGACCACATGCCAGTCTTCCGCATAAGTCTTGAATTATGCTGCTTGCTATTGTTTGATTTAATGGGCGCTAAGAATACTACAGGTTTGGTGTTCACCCGGCACCATGTGTAACGGATTAACATATGCCCATGGGGTTAACTTGGCTTGAAGTATTGGTCTCTCTAGTTTCCATCTTCATGGTTGTTTTGTATTGACATTAGTGGTATTTGCACAAAAATGAGGTGTTGGTCATATGATTCCAACATTTAACTTCAGAATCTGTGAATGATctgtttttttaatattatgatatATCATTTGCGTATTAGACTTCTAGGCCATCTGGCCTAAGTGAGCATTGTCCGGTGGTTGTTTGGGGCTCAGGCAATATTATGTGCTTTTATTAATCAGTTGGGCCGGGAACTATTCATTTGTTTGTTCAATTAGGCATGTGGATTAAGGTGCTGGTTCTTTTATTAGAGAAGTTAAtgctgtttttcttttctttcttttcttccttcactAGTGGTACAGTATTTTCCTTTCCCTTTATTCAGATTATTATAGCTATGAGTTTTTGATGGATGCAGCTACATGCTTTTTGCAGTTATGTGGAGGTAAACCTTCAGAGGGGGTATTTGTTGGTGCATTCCTGTCTATGTCTTCTACAGCAGTGGTAAACCTCTATGAACTGTGTATTGACTGAGAACTTGGAtaggtgaaaaattttagcATGTTACAGTTGAATGAATAATGAGCTGGTAGGATAGTCTATGTCAGTTTGGATAGAGAACATGCTTGTTTGAGGATTGCTTTACAAACATTTGCTTGCATTTAGAACTAGTTACTAGTTTGTCTTTTATGGTTCcaggttttgaaatttttgatggaAAGAAACAGTATAAGTGCCCTTCATGGTCAGGTTACAATTGGAACTCTCATCCTTCAGgtatttattttcttggtcATCATAGcagttaaaaatatatgtaGTTCACTTGTGCATAGATACTTGGCTAGTATGAAGTTTTGAACTATCATGGGTTGGCAGGACTGTGCTGTGGGTTTGTTGTTTGCTTTACTTCCAGTTCTAGGTGGCAGTTCTGGCATCCTTCAAGGAGTATTATCCATGACTAAATCGTAAGTGAAAAATTCTATAGGATCATCTCTCTTTGATGCAGTGGAGGCAAAGATCATCAATTTGTAGGCTTCTGATGATACATTCTCATTCAATTCTCAGTTTGGTGGTGTTGATCACATTTCTGGTCATTTTGACAATATTATCTAGGACTTGTGTGCCATGGTTTCTTAAGCTCATGATAAGCCTATCATCACAGGTAATGTGTATTATTTGGTTCAGCTCTTTTGTCTATGTAGACATTTATTGATATGCAAATGTTTATTTGTGCAGACTAATGAGCTATATCAGTTGGCATCGGTGGCATTTTGCCTGCTTGTTGCTTGGGTTTGCTCATTTCCTTCTTACTTCTTACATT from Theobroma cacao cultivar B97-61/B2 chromosome 9, Criollo_cocoa_genome_V2, whole genome shotgun sequence harbors:
- the LOC18588420 gene encoding K(+) efflux antiporter 4 isoform X3 — protein: MRRRLVALFFICDLFVFFASVATIETDSESAAEINVTAAMSNASDPRSKEDSFADMIDRALEKEFNDTDQNEATDPGSFNNSVAGKQAVLETVARVKPKKNESKEEKSFQLHDVFHLDNENRGEDAPTLIDQNDNVFIISNPKSKYPVLQLDLRLISDLVVVIVSATCGGIAFACAGQPVITGYLLAGSLIGPGGFSFVGEMVQVETVAQFGVIFLLFALGLEFSTTKLRVVRAVAVLGGLLQIFLFMCLCGITVSLCGGKPSEGVFVGAFLSMSSTAVVLKFLMERNSISALHGQVTIGTLILQDCAVGLLFALLPVLGGSSGILQGVLSMTKSLVVLITFLVILTILSRTCVPWFLKLMISLSSQTNELYQLASVAFCLLVAWCSDKLGLSLELGSFAAGVMISTTDLGQHTLEQVEPIRNFFAALFLASIGMLIHVHFLWNHVDILLAAVILVIVIKTVVVAAVVKGFRYSNKTSLLVGMSLAQIGEFAFVLLSRASNLHLVEGKLYLLLLGTTALSLVTTPLLFKLIPAVVHLGVLLRWFPPDGPSEVLKSAKEVD
- the LOC18588420 gene encoding K(+) efflux antiporter 4 isoform X2, which encodes MRRRLVALFFICDLFVFFASVATIETDSESAAEINVTAAMSNASDPRSKEDSFADMIDRALEKEFNDTDQNEATDPGSFNNSVAGKQAVLETVARVKPKKNESKEEKSFQLHDVFHLDNENRGEDAPTLIDQNDNVFIISNPKSKYPVLQLDLRLISDLVVVIVSATCGGIAFACAGQPVITGYLLAGSLIGPGGFSFVGEMVQVETVAQFGVIFLLFALGLEFSTTKLRVVRAVAVLGGLLQIFLFMCLCGITVSLCGGKPSEGVFVGAFLSMSSTAVVLKFLMERNSISALHGQVTIGTLILQDCAVGLLFALLPVLGGSSGILQGVLSMTKSTCVPWFLKLMISLSSQTNELYQLASVAFCLLVAWCSDKLGLSLELGSFAAGVMISTTDLGQHTLEQVEPIRNFFAALFLASIGMLIHVHFLWNHVDILLAAVILVIVIKTVVVAAVVKGFRYSNKTSLLVGMSLAQIGEFAFVLLSRASNLHLVEGKLYLLLLGTTALSLVTTPLLFKLIPAVVHLGVLLRWFPPDGPSEIGFKGDSLRADSAKRITLMVQGSHDS
- the LOC18588420 gene encoding K(+) efflux antiporter 4 isoform X1, which gives rise to MRRRLVALFFICDLFVFFASVATIETDSESAAEINVTAAMSNASDPRSKEDSFADMIDRALEKEFNDTDQNEATDPGSFNNSVAGKQAVLETVARVKPKKNESKEEKSFQLHDVFHLDNENRGEDAPTLIDQNDNVFIISNPKSKYPVLQLDLRLISDLVVVIVSATCGGIAFACAGQPVITGYLLAGSLIGPGGFSFVGEMVQVETVAQFGVIFLLFALGLEFSTTKLRVVRAVAVLGGLLQIFLFMCLCGITVSLCGGKPSEGVFVGAFLSMSSTAVVLKFLMERNSISALHGQVTIGTLILQDCAVGLLFALLPVLGGSSGILQGVLSMTKSLVVLITFLVILTILSRTCVPWFLKLMISLSSQTNELYQLASVAFCLLVAWCSDKLGLSLELGSFAAGVMISTTDLGQHTLEQVEPIRNFFAALFLASIGMLIHVHFLWNHVDILLAAVILVIVIKTVVVAAVVKGFRYSNKTSLLVGMSLAQIGEFAFVLLSRASNLHLVEGKLYLLLLGTTALSLVTTPLLFKLIPAVVHLGVLLRWFPPDGPSEIGFKGDSLRADSAKRITLMVQGSHDS